CCATGCCATGGCCACTGGATTGAAGGCCTGTGAGACTGATCAAGATATTGTTGATTATGCAGCCTCCCGTGATTATGTGTTTTCAATTTCGGCTTGGCTTCAGTATGTCGAATTAGATGCAGTTATTTTGTCCGAATCTGAAGCCTTATCCATTCAAACCATTACGAACGATCATTGGTCATGGGCTTTCCGTAGGGTTGCTGCATGGAGAGCTATGTTGATGGATGGTGCCTAGCTGTACTGCCTGTTTGCAGTCGTTCCGTCTAGACTCATTTCTATGATTTCAGAGGCTCAAGATGACCAATTCTGCCATTAGCGCAAATCAAGACAATGCTTTAGAAGCTTTTATTGCTTTGGTTCGCCAAAATCCTGACCTAAAAGCTCAAATTAAAGCCGCTCTTAATCAAGATCAAGTAATCGATATTGCTGCCGCTAATGGTTTTGAAATCGACTCTTCTGCAATTTTGAGAAAGTGGAGCAAACATACTGACTTTACTCAGGATACGTGGATGGGATGGTTTGAAGAGTAAGATATTCCTCAAGAATTGATTTCTGAATATCTTGTTGATTTGCTGCCTTTTTTGGCCCAATATGTGACAAGGTCTTCTCCCCCTGGTCTAGGTACACTTGCGGTGGCTTGTAGTATTTTGAATGATCGCCTTGGTCCCATGGGCCAATTCCCGATAGCTTTAACTGTTCTAATTCTTCCGCCAATTGCTTGTATGCAATTATCAAACTTTTCTAGTTGCGTTTGATCAACAGTTTCGAAGATAAAGTCCGTTCCAACGCATATTAGATGCTGAGAACGTATCCATGCTTTCATTTGTTTTTGTGTATCCTGCATCTCAGGCTTTGCTATTTAGCCACTCATCAGTGATTTCTTCGGAGAAACTTTTAATTCTCTTGAATTTTAGAAGGCCATGCTCGGATCCCCAGATCTGTTCATCTGTCTTGGGGTCAAATCCTCGATCACGGCTGATCCAATTTTCTTGATCCACTTCAACTTCGCTAACAAGATAAGTTAGTTTTCCGTCTCGTGGAACTAAGCAGTTTTTTCCCGGTTCAACTTTTCCGATGTAATGACCTGCTTTTTCTTGTTGGAAATGCATTGCACATCCACACCGTTTTTTTAAGGTTGCAGTGTTGATGTCTTTCATGAGTTCGGCATTACGACCTGCTCCAGCCAATCTTCTCGGGTTAGCAAATCCGTAGTTCTCTACTATGAATGATTCTTTGCTTGCAGTTAAACGATGAATTCCCTGTCTATAGGGATCCCAAGGTGCATAGTCGTAACATTGTTCAGAATAAAAGCCAGGCCCTTGGAAGACGTGCCACGGTAAGGGTCGAAAAAAGATATTGATTCGAGCAAAATCCTTTGGATTTTGTTGTGACTGCTCGATGTTGTCGTAAACACCAGCGAGAGTCTTCGCGAATTCGGCAATGGCTAAATCCATCTTCATCTTGTGTCTCTACGCCTTAATGCGTCTGACTTCGGATGCAAACGAAGTTTGTAGTATCCCTGATCCGGCAGATGTTCTCAAGACGGAGGATCTGCAGCGAACATTTTCTGAAACAAACCAGATTCTTTCTTCCGCAATTGATTGCTCGTATTGAGTTGTAAGGGTAAATGTACCATCATCCAAAAATTGATATTCAGATATTGCGGCCTCAGATTCTGCGTATCCAACGCTTCTGATTAATTTTCCTGAGTAATTGTCTTTTGTTAGAGGAACAATAATGCAAGATCCTGATGACACTTCTGACGGATCTTCGGGCTCCCAGTCGCTTTCTGCGCACCACTCCATCCTGAATGGTGATGTAACCAAGTGCTCATCTTGGTTCGCGATAATTGATGATTCAATTAGCTGTTTTACCGCGGTGTTCTCTTTATCGATCTCTTCTATTGTGACTTCGCTAAGAACTTCTTCAAACTGTTGAAAAGCTAGAGAGTGCCCTGATCGCATTGAGCGCCACTTGCCTGAACTTTGAGCAACAAATTGCTCAATCGTCATGCGAGGTTGTGTTGCTTTCTGGGTTGAGCTCATCCAGTGAAGGACGGTTTATCTGCATCATGTTAACCATTGAATCCACCATCATGGACATGGCCATGGGAGTCGACGCTACAGATTGCAGGAATGTTGTGTTCCTGCTTGGGTGTTCACTTGATGGTGGGCGGAGAATAGGCATGTTTAGAAAGGTTGTTGCTCCTGTAGTTGGCGGCCGGACGGCTACTGTGGCTGATGTTTGATTATCTTGCCATCATCACTGATGAGCCAACGATAATTCTACGAAAATCAAAAGGAGTTAACCTTCGCAATAGAAAGGATCTTGCCTCCCTGAGACAAGATTGTTTTGATGGTTGCCGACATGGACGTTTGGTTCACCACTGATTTCTGGACCACTCTGCGGTTGGCACCAACTTGACGGGGGGATGTCCAGTTGATGGTCAACGAGCCGGCATTACCAACACCTCTACGATCCTGTGCCTCAGGTGAACTTTCAGTGCAGAGGCTATTCAAGAGCTTTGAATCTGTTTCTGCGTTGTCGTATCCGGCATAACCGGCATCCAAAGCTCTTGCTCGTGTGAAGAAGAGCGTGCTTCCGCCAACGACGCTCTGTGTGGCCCGGTTGTAAGGAACTTGGTCGATGCCAAAGGCCCCAAGATACTCATCGCTATAGGTGTAACTAGCGATCTCTGCTTCATATCCTTCTTCTTGCAGGAGGCGGACATGACTCATCAATTCTGCTTGGTCACGGGGTGGACGGCCAAGGAGATGCTTGAAGTTCAGTTCAACAAAGCGGTATGGGCTGTTGGTTTCTAAAAAAAGCTTTTTGTATGTTTCTGACTGCGCGAGAGCCGTTACCAATCCTTGGACTGTCAAATCTCCATTCATGAACAATGCCTCGATCGAGGCGTTCACGTCGAGTTCCATCAGGTGTCGATTCCCAAAAACCTGGCGGTACGCTTGTCGAATCACATCCGAAGCATGTGTTGTGTCGACGTTGGCAGCCGAGGAAAGAGTTGTTGGCTCAGTCATGATGATGTGATTAGAAGGTGATTTGAGGGAGCTGCTTCATGCAGTAGCTCCCAGTAGAGGCAACTGATTTGCCCTTACATCACCTCAGTGATGGAAACGATCTTGCCTCCGCGGGCATGGATGTACTTCATCTGGCTGCTCATGTCTTTGCCGGACACCACGTAGCTGTTACCAGCCGTGCGTTGACGTGAGCGAGCTGCCTGCGAAGCAACAACAATGCGGAAACGCTTTTTGGTGGGATCTGGGGCACCAGACTGTGTACCGGTGCGGTTTGCCCGGCTGGTGGTTTTGCTCCAGCCGCTGGGAGCCAGGCCTGTGGCCACTGAACTCACCAATGCGGAGCTGCCCAGCACCGTATCGCTCGCCGCAAATCCTTCTGCCAGGCTTAGTTGACGGTTGAAGTCAACCTGAGAGCGGCCGCTTTCTGTAAGGATCCGAGCGAACGGAACTGTGTCTTCACCAAAGGTGTTCTGGTATTCCGCGCTGTCGACGTAGCTAGCGATTTCAGCCTCATAGCCTCCTTCGGCGAGAATCTTGGTGTGCTCGCTGATTTCGGCCTGGGACTGCGGAGCCCTTCCCAGGAAATGTTTGAAGTTCAGCTCGATGAATCGATATGGCGCACTGGTTTCGAAGAAACGGCGCTTGTATTCGGCTGATAGGCCAACGGCACGAACGAATTCACGTGTGCTTAGGAAGCCGTCGATGAATTTGCTCTCTGCGGAAATAACCCGTTCGAACTCCATCAGATGGGGGTTGCCCATCACTTGCTTGTAGGTGGAACGAATCAGCGCAGCGAGTTGATCGGGGCCGTCACCAGGGCAACGTTGGAAAGTCTCTTGCTCACGCTGGCCAAGACCAAAGGTGACATACACATCGCCGCGCATTGGTCCGGAGTCTTTGCCTGAGGTGATGCCAGGTGCTTTGCTGCTGAATTGGGTGGAGGTGTAGCTTCCGGCCGATGGACGCAGACCAACGGGCTGACTTGGCAGGCTGATGCGAGGAGCCACACCATTGGCAAGGCTGCGGGTCAGCGCTGGACCTGCGCCGCGGGCACTATCACTGCCTGCAAAGCTCTTTTGCAGAGCGGCCAGCATTGGGAAGGCTGCTGTCGACAGGTCAGCGGGTGAAGACCATGAACGGGCATAGGGGACAACATCGCTGCCGAAGACCTCGAGGTATTCCGCGGAGTCAATGATGCTGTCGACCAGGCCATCGTGACCGTGTGCTGCCAGCAGGGCGATTTTGGCTGAGATTTCGGCCTGTGTTTCAGGTGCTCGGCCTAACAGGTGCTTGCAATTCAGCTCGACACCCCTTTGCGGCGCAACGCTTCTGAAGAAACGGTCCTTGTAGAAGCTCGACTTGGCCAGTCCACGAACGAATTCACGCACGGTCAAACGACCGTCCCGAAGCTGAGCTTCCAATTCCGAGCACCGCTCGAAATCCATCACATGGGCGTTGCCAAAAACCTGTCGATAAGAAGCACTGATTACTGTCTCCAGTGACGCCACATCTTCTGGGCTGTAGCACTCGCTCGTGACGCGATGGGGGCAGTCAGCATGAGTGCGTGGACCAACCCCAATCGCCATCTGATCACACGACTGCTTCAGGAACTCACCAATGGTGAGAGCAGCGGTTTGGTCTACTCCCTTGCGCTGGAAGCGAACAGGATCACTCCACTTGGTGGTTGTGCCGAAGCCAAGAGAAGATTGTGTGTTGGCCATTGTTTTGCTGAGGGGAGAGGGGGCGTGGGCGTCGAGATGAGTGCGGTCGAGGCTTTTAGGTCACCGGCGTAATGCTGGCGATCTTGCCGCCTTCGTTATGGATGCGTTTGAACTGCTCGGAGAGCTTGTCGAACGGCACGTAGAAGACCCGGTTGCCGCGGGTGTAGCGGGAAATCCGCCTGACATTGTTGGCTTTGTAGGCCGTGACCTCGACCCGATACGTGAGGCCTTGATCGCTTGCGCCAGCTCCGAGACGCGTTGGTGCGTCCTGCAGGTTGGGGGACGGCCGGAAACTCCAGCCAGCGGTTTCTTTGGAGGACGGGGGAACCACCGCGATGGCTCGGTTCAGATAAGCCGCACCTCCCAGCTTGCTGCTGTTGCCTGCAAGATCACCCTTGAGGCTGCTGCTGCTGTTGCCGCGCAGCAACTGGAAGCTCCAGGTGAATTCCTGCAAGGTTGCACAACTTTCGGTCTTCCAGCCCCGCTGATACGGGACCGTCCATTCGCCGAAGGTGTTTTGGTATTCCTCGCTATTCAGAAAGCTGTCGATATCAGCTTCGTATCCCTGGCTGTCCAGGCGATCGGCGTGCTCACGCATTTCGGCGTAGTCAGCAGGTGCGCGGCCTAAAAGATGGCGGAAGGCCAGTTCGATGTAGCGGTAACGCGCGCAGTTATCGAAGAAGCGGCTGCGATACAGGTCGCTTTTGGCAATGCGGCCCACCAGCTCTCTGACGCTGATTTCACCAAGCTTGAACTGGGATTCTTCAACGATCTGCCGCTCGCTGTCCATCACGTAAGCGTTGCCAAGCACTTGCTTGTAAACGGCTCGGATGATCTGTTCTTTCCTGGCGTCCTCATCGCCTGGGATCAGCTCGAGGGGGGCTTCACTCTCCTCAGAGAAGCGTTCGACCCCTAGAAGCGAGGCTGGACCGAAAGGCATGAATTCACACGCAGTGGTTCGACCAATAGTCCTTCAGAAGTTTGCGCTCGAAGAGCATTCTTTATAAACCTCAATCAATTGTGTCCGACTGTTGCGTCACGGAATGATTTCTCGGCCGCGACGGCGATCTCGGCGGGTTTTGTAGGAAAAGTTTTGATTCGGAACGTTCGCCTTAGGCGTCTTTCCCCTTGATCAGGGATTCCAGGCTCGCCCTTGTCGTGGAGCGGGTGATCGGATTCCAGCAGTCGAGCTCTTCGACGGATCGGCTCAAAAGAGCGCCAATTTGATCCTCCAGCCCGGTGCATAGGGAAAAGTCGGCCCCACGAATCGACGTCACCGTTTCGAGAGCTGCCCCCTCAAGGTTGGCGCCGCGCAGATCGACCATGTCCATCTCGCAGGTTCCGAATCGGGTCCCCCGGCACATGGCTCCGCGAAATGTGGCTGATCGCAGGTCCGCGCCAGCTAAGGAGACTCCATCAAGCAGAGCTCCACTCAAGTCTGAGCCACTTAAATAGGCACCCATCAGCACGCTGCCTCTGAGGTCCATTCCCCGCAAATCTGTGCTGTTCAGAAAAGCCCCATTCAGCTTGGCCCCTGGGCCAACGGCTCCGCTCGTGTTGAGTGCGAAGTCTTCCGGTACCAAAGTTGTCTGGTCGTAACGGGCTAGGCGTAAGTCAGCTCCTTCGAGTTGGCACTTGCTGAGATTCGTGCCGCGTAGATCACATCGACAGAGTTTGGCGTCTCTCAGGTCGAGTGCTCCTAAGTCCTGACCACTCCAGTCGGCTCCTCGAGCATCGACTGGACTGTTAGCGGAGCTGGATGCTCCGCACTGTTCCGGTGCCGCCCATTCACGCAGATTAAGAGCCCCAGATTTGGGCATCGACATCTCAGTTGCGGAGCATGGCAACAGCAATCGTAAGGAGCACCCGCACGATCTCGAATCCACCGACGGCAAACAGACCGAGCCAGAGCTTCAGTGCGAAGGCAGGCGGTTCGTCGTTCACCCATGTGGCGGCGACGTTCAGTCGTTGTGCCTCGGCGCCTTGCTGGCTGGGCGCTCGATCTTGAAGCGCGTCGCGCCAGTCGGTTCCGTAGCGCGGGAATTGTTGGTAGATGGGGATTTCTCCGAGACCCCGTCCGGGCAAAACCCGGGACCTTTGCTGCGGAACAAGGTCATACCCGAAGCAGTTCATGTATTCGGGGCTGTCCAGCAGGGCGTCGACAAAGGATGTGAAACCCTTTTCGCCGATCACGATGGACCAGGCACGGCGTTCAGCGTCGCCATGGGTCGGGCGGCCGAGTACTCGGCCGACGACCTGGTCCACCATGCGGTAGTTCGAGCTGCACTGGTAGTAACCCTGCTGGAAGCGTTCTGACAGGAGCAGGCCACGGATGAAATCCCGAACCGTGATGTTTCCGCTGCGCAGCTGTGATTCAAGGAACGGTTCGCGATCACTGCGCATCGCATGGAAGAACACCTGCCGGTAGGCCTGCTCAATCAAACTGTCGATCTCGACTCTGGATGTGTCATCGCCTGCAGCACAGGAGGCATACATCTGAGGCTTGATGGTGCTGCTGTCACCGGCAAGATTGCTGACGCGACCGTTCTGTGTGTTGAGCGGATACCCAAGAAGCGGGATGGCCATGGCGTGCCCCGTGAGTAGAAATACTTGGGTGTGATCTTCCCTTGATAATTGGGTGTGAGGTGGCTGCGCTTATCAGCTCTTAACTGCAGATTTGTTGAGCTCCGCACTGAGGTGCTGGAAGCAGTCGTTGATCAACTGCCGGTCGCTTGGTCGCGAGATCTCTTTCAAGGCCTGCTGTCTCAGTTGGTCGAGGGCGATATTCATCCCCTCGATGGGGACATTCATCCGCCTGTAGAGCTCCCGCAGGGCCGCCATCCCGTTGGGATTTGTAAAGCGGCTTTGGTTGCATGCCACCGCATAGATGATGACGCGCAGAAAGTTCCAGCAGTCGCGCCAGCAGGCCTCTGCTCTGTCCTGCGGGTGGAGAGCCCCGCCCGGCTCCACGAGCTCTGGCTGGGTTTCAAGCAGGTGGCCCCTCGCCTGATTCACCAAGTCATTCGTCCTTTTCGACAGGTTGCCGGGAAGCGTGCAATCCACTCCTGACGACTGGCAGATGCTGGCCAGTTCATCGGGTGAGAGCAGTCTTTGCCCCTGGTCGGCACGCTCGAGGATGGCGCGCGTGGCCTCGGGCAGTGCCTTGATTTTTGTCAGGCCCTGAACTTGCGCTTCCTGCACCAGGGTCTTGAAATCGATGTTCTGGAGGTTCAATCGTTGACGGTGGCCACAGGTGTTGCGATGAGCCAGCCGTGGCGTTCCAAGTAAAAGGCCCACACCAAGTCTTGGCCAAGCCCAGGGCAACGGGTGATTGCAGCTTCGGTGAGTTCTGCCGGTATGCCCAATTGCGACAACAGCACAGCGACGGCGTCTGGATTGGATGCCGTCGCTGTGCGGATGGCTGATCCGACCACCCAGGTCAGGCGGGTGTCCTTGAGATCACCACTGCTTTCTTCGCATGCCAACAGAAGATTGGCCGGCGTGGTGTGCTGATCAAATGTCTCTCGCCAGAGCTCGATGTTTTCATCGCGAAGATTGATCCGAAAACAGCCATCTCCGACCGGTAGATCCAGCTCACCGCTGCTGCCAGCCTGGTCCTGAAGGACAGCAATTCTCGGATCTGCCAGTGCGCTCATCAAGAAACGCCGCTCAACATGAATTTAACCAGTGTCCTGGAATTTCCCCGTGCAGGTGATCGGTTCGTGGGAATCGACATGCACCGGCAGTGATCCCTGATGTTTCGCGTCAGGGGGTGTCGTCTGAGGGCACCGCTGAGGAGTTCTTTTTCAGCAGGCCCGTGACAGTGGCCAGGGCAAACATCGCCAGCAGCGCCAAGCCCAGGGTGAGGCTTGCGCCCTGAGCTACGCCCGCGCCGACGGCCACCAGGATCGAATCGCTGATCAGCACGCTGATCACCAGAGCAGGCGCAAAGATGCGCCAGTGGGTGCGGCTGATCCCGATGGCATAGCTGAGGAAATCAAACAGCCCGGTCATCAGCAGACCGGTCATCAAAAAGAAGTTGCCTTCCAGTTGGTTTTTGCTGAAACCATCGATCCGTTTCATTGCGCTGGCTCCCACCAGACGGCTGACCGGGCCACGTCCCCAGCGGCGGGCGATGAAAAACGCCGCGCTGCAGAACACCAGGTCAGAGAGGATGATCGTGAGGTAGCCGACTTTGAACCCCAGCAGAGAGCCGGCCAGTAAGGAATAAACGGAACTCGGCAGCGCCGGCAGAATGATGCTCACCCCCCGCAGCAGAAAAAGACCGAGTGGGGCCCAGATGCCCATGTCATTCACAGCGCTCTGCAGCGGTGCGATGCCGTAACGCTGCAGATAAACGACGGCAACAATGAAGACGGCGACCCAGGCGCTGACCTTCAGCCCTGTCTTCAGCCTTGACATCTCCTCAATCGCTCGAAAGCCCTGGAGAATGTAGGCCAGTCGTGGCTTCTCCCAGGGCCGTGGACACGAAGCTCAGCATCGATACCATCGGCGAAATCTCTCGACCCGAGGCCTGTCCGGTGACCACCTCCTCTCCGCGCACCGCGTTCGAGCAACAGCTGTGCACCCATCTGCTCAGTCTCAGTGAGATGGTGGAAACACTGGCTGATCGCCTGATGGAGCTGGAGACGAGGTTGGCCGACGTGGAGGGGCAGCAGGTGGCTGACGCGGAGATCGTCGCTGTCAGCGATGACGCCAGCGAACTGCTTTTGGCGAGTGAAGAGAAAGTGCGGATGCTTCGGGATCGTCTGACCCCAGGCGAGGTCGTGGCTCTCCATGCTGATTCCCACGCTGAGGATGCTTCAGCAGCCGACGATCACGAGGTCTCAGAAACCCCTGAGGTGGCGATGGAGGACGTCGA
The Synechococcus sp. PROS-U-1 DNA segment above includes these coding regions:
- a CDS encoding Nif11-like leader peptide family natural product precursor translates to MSNSVIEQFIDLVVYDHAMATGLKACETDQDIVDYAASRDYVFSISAWLQYVELDAVILSESEALSIQTITNDHWSWAFRRVAAWRAMLMDGA
- a CDS encoding Nif11-like leader peptide family natural product precursor encodes the protein MTNSAISANQDNALEAFIALVRQNPDLKAQIKAALNQDQVIDIAAANGFEIDSSAILRKWSKHTDFTQDTWMGWFEE
- a CDS encoding CpeR family transcriptional regulator, with protein sequence MQDTQKQMKAWIRSQHLICVGTDFIFETVDQTQLEKFDNCIQAIGGRIRTVKAIGNWPMGPRRSFKILQATASVPRPGGEDLVTYWAKKGSKSTRYSEINS
- a CDS encoding chromophore lyase CpcT/CpeT, whose translation is MKMDLAIAEFAKTLAGVYDNIEQSQQNPKDFARINIFFRPLPWHVFQGPGFYSEQCYDYAPWDPYRQGIHRLTASKESFIVENYGFANPRRLAGAGRNAELMKDINTATLKKRCGCAMHFQQEKAGHYIGKVEPGKNCLVPRDGKLTYLVSEVEVDQENWISRDRGFDPKTDEQIWGSEHGLLKFKRIKSFSEEITDEWLNSKA
- a CDS encoding phycobiliprotein lyase, whose translation is MTIEQFVAQSSGKWRSMRSGHSLAFQQFEEVLSEVTIEEIDKENTAVKQLIESSIIANQDEHLVTSPFRMEWCAESDWEPEDPSEVSSGSCIIVPLTKDNYSGKLIRSVGYAESEAAISEYQFLDDGTFTLTTQYEQSIAEERIWFVSENVRCRSSVLRTSAGSGILQTSFASEVRRIKA
- a CDS encoding phycobilisome rod-core linker polypeptide; this encodes MTEPTTLSSAANVDTTHASDVIRQAYRQVFGNRHLMELDVNASIEALFMNGDLTVQGLVTALAQSETYKKLFLETNSPYRFVELNFKHLLGRPPRDQAELMSHVRLLQEEGYEAEIASYTYSDEYLGAFGIDQVPYNRATQSVVGGSTLFFTRARALDAGYAGYDNAETDSKLLNSLCTESSPEAQDRRGVGNAGSLTINWTSPRQVGANRRVVQKSVVNQTSMSATIKTILSQGGKILSIAKVNSF
- a CDS encoding phycobilisome rod-core linker polypeptide — encoded protein: MANTQSSLGFGTTTKWSDPVRFQRKGVDQTAALTIGEFLKQSCDQMAIGVGPRTHADCPHRVTSECYSPEDVASLETVISASYRQVFGNAHVMDFERCSELEAQLRDGRLTVREFVRGLAKSSFYKDRFFRSVAPQRGVELNCKHLLGRAPETQAEISAKIALLAAHGHDGLVDSIIDSAEYLEVFGSDVVPYARSWSSPADLSTAAFPMLAALQKSFAGSDSARGAGPALTRSLANGVAPRISLPSQPVGLRPSAGSYTSTQFSSKAPGITSGKDSGPMRGDVYVTFGLGQREQETFQRCPGDGPDQLAALIRSTYKQVMGNPHLMEFERVISAESKFIDGFLSTREFVRAVGLSAEYKRRFFETSAPYRFIELNFKHFLGRAPQSQAEISEHTKILAEGGYEAEIASYVDSAEYQNTFGEDTVPFARILTESGRSQVDFNRQLSLAEGFAASDTVLGSSALVSSVATGLAPSGWSKTTSRANRTGTQSGAPDPTKKRFRIVVASQAARSRQRTAGNSYVVSGKDMSSQMKYIHARGGKIVSITEVM
- a CDS encoding phycobilisome linker polypeptide — encoded protein: MPFGPASLLGVERFSEESEAPLELIPGDEDARKEQIIRAVYKQVLGNAYVMDSERQIVEESQFKLGEISVRELVGRIAKSDLYRSRFFDNCARYRYIELAFRHLLGRAPADYAEMREHADRLDSQGYEADIDSFLNSEEYQNTFGEWTVPYQRGWKTESCATLQEFTWSFQLLRGNSSSSLKGDLAGNSSKLGGAAYLNRAIAVVPPSSKETAGWSFRPSPNLQDAPTRLGAGASDQGLTYRVEVTAYKANNVRRISRYTRGNRVFYVPFDKLSEQFKRIHNEGGKIASITPVT
- a CDS encoding pentapeptide repeat-containing protein produces the protein MSMPKSGALNLREWAAPEQCGASSSANSPVDARGADWSGQDLGALDLRDAKLCRCDLRGTNLSKCQLEGADLRLARYDQTTLVPEDFALNTSGAVGPGAKLNGAFLNSTDLRGMDLRGSVLMGAYLSGSDLSGALLDGVSLAGADLRSATFRGAMCRGTRFGTCEMDMVDLRGANLEGAALETVTSIRGADFSLCTGLEDQIGALLSRSVEELDCWNPITRSTTRASLESLIKGKDA
- a CDS encoding phycobilisome rod-core linker polypeptide, producing MAIPLLGYPLNTQNGRVSNLAGDSSTIKPQMYASCAAGDDTSRVEIDSLIEQAYRQVFFHAMRSDREPFLESQLRSGNITVRDFIRGLLLSERFQQGYYQCSSNYRMVDQVVGRVLGRPTHGDAERRAWSIVIGEKGFTSFVDALLDSPEYMNCFGYDLVPQQRSRVLPGRGLGEIPIYQQFPRYGTDWRDALQDRAPSQQGAEAQRLNVAATWVNDEPPAFALKLWLGLFAVGGFEIVRVLLTIAVAMLRN
- a CDS encoding phycobilisome polypeptide, translated to MNLQNIDFKTLVQEAQVQGLTKIKALPEATRAILERADQGQRLLSPDELASICQSSGVDCTLPGNLSKRTNDLVNQARGHLLETQPELVEPGGALHPQDRAEACWRDCWNFLRVIIYAVACNQSRFTNPNGMAALRELYRRMNVPIEGMNIALDQLRQQALKEISRPSDRQLINDCFQHLSAELNKSAVKS
- a CDS encoding TVP38/TMEM64 family protein encodes the protein MSRLKTGLKVSAWVAVFIVAVVYLQRYGIAPLQSAVNDMGIWAPLGLFLLRGVSIILPALPSSVYSLLAGSLLGFKVGYLTIILSDLVFCSAAFFIARRWGRGPVSRLVGASAMKRIDGFSKNQLEGNFFLMTGLLMTGLFDFLSYAIGISRTHWRIFAPALVISVLISDSILVAVGAGVAQGASLTLGLALLAMFALATVTGLLKKNSSAVPSDDTP